One window of Marinobacterium aestuarii genomic DNA carries:
- a CDS encoding DUF4157 domain-containing protein, whose protein sequence is MHTYTQRSPRKTAPGSSSGATQASAVKALLNRSAKGPALQTKMQLGQPNDRYEKEADQVAQRVTADSPQAVNISALDTGAIQRMPEGTASTYEEDEELLQASADGPVGDISNNIERDITASRGGGEPLQASTRGLLEPRFGTRFTDTRIHDSPSAHRLASGLGARAFTTGKDVFFGPGEYQPHTTAGQQLLAHELTHVVQQRRGSAALQHKRIQRELTGSEPAPEQAAAPLPVAGNKTTGLVDTAASTITWTSIALPAFKNRGHRRARYQALSPLRRGQGERVDRSGENDPAQRDNWLTSLDKSTIRTELESKLKTANAGEMPEGDQHVFEVRTRAGQNRYYSGSLDSLASEFLIPTWGGKNPRAEPRFFHVDHIVELQLANWPHSPEGNALENYELLEGNANTTSGQMVRTAISDKISGFIRATEGAYGDTERDIKSAFTLVFEGAVGRGGPSVGNSDFWIRADIESGAHLRALVAADPTKIGGPGLARIFSRANGGVSREFSWSGDTTAEQEVPSRLRRERYWLKPLVITHKYFRTDPESVVETPDFGYLRVHVSQRDKVFESTEPVDLPLNRFIGARYGGILQDSWRTTIGNLKANFFSPITFNNIEVAGDRGIVAQGNINVSLPFFSESTAIGISLADGTVSVFKEFSTEDIALPAPFSVDECSLRASYSLDNDWSLEGRVNFGIDNVGQGEITASLLPDTGLAATGEFNFESTLFNPATLSVGYRAGAWSFGGEVGFEEGLIPGVSDGTLSVNWAEGVLSGNGDVGFSYPWLSRGTLNLAYGAERGLEVRGGVELTGEVPGLNSATVNILVTKSAEGLWTLGGAIEADLDTSRIPGLTATRFSGALENGIFTASLRSAFERDIASGTVSLAVTNQAIDAQGNPVEGQTTEALVFYGSGSVTLALTPWLDATAGVEFARDGGISLRGGVEVTEDIEILSDEQTPDLELPRSRRPSFDVDIPLASIGVADVALRLGGSLNAYVRTSPFTLQDVRLDVFYNFDNPNDTSVEGNARLHMDAQAGLEGSLLVGLSARVLVIRGGGEIELSVGAMLNGELDAVVQPSWNVRNGFAVTARLDAVVSPTVYLDLGGRIFVELDVLIGSIDLWESERLNIARKELPLDVELGARASARYQEKPDNAFTYETPTWVIPSAGDLQRAFIGAVLDEV, encoded by the coding sequence ATGCATACCTACACCCAGCGTTCGCCCCGCAAAACGGCGCCCGGTAGCAGCAGTGGCGCCACTCAGGCCAGTGCAGTCAAAGCGCTGTTGAACCGATCAGCAAAAGGCCCTGCCCTGCAGACAAAAATGCAGCTTGGCCAGCCCAACGACCGTTACGAAAAAGAGGCGGACCAGGTCGCCCAGCGAGTCACGGCAGACAGCCCGCAAGCGGTCAATATCAGCGCGCTGGACACCGGCGCCATCCAGAGAATGCCGGAGGGGACTGCCTCCACCTACGAGGAAGACGAGGAATTGCTGCAGGCCAGCGCCGATGGGCCTGTTGGCGACATCAGCAACAATATTGAGCGGGATATCACAGCCTCACGGGGTGGCGGTGAGCCCCTGCAGGCCAGCACCCGGGGTTTGTTAGAGCCCCGCTTTGGCACCCGCTTTACCGACACGCGCATCCACGACTCCCCCTCCGCCCATCGCCTGGCCTCAGGCCTTGGTGCCCGGGCCTTTACCACCGGCAAGGACGTTTTCTTTGGCCCCGGTGAGTATCAGCCCCATACCACGGCGGGACAGCAGTTGCTGGCCCACGAATTGACCCACGTAGTACAGCAACGCCGTGGCAGCGCAGCGCTGCAGCACAAGCGGATCCAGCGCGAGCTCACGGGTTCAGAGCCGGCCCCCGAGCAAGCTGCCGCACCTCTGCCTGTCGCTGGCAATAAAACCACCGGGCTGGTGGATACCGCGGCCAGCACTATTACCTGGACCAGCATCGCCCTGCCCGCGTTTAAAAACCGTGGTCATCGCCGCGCCCGCTACCAGGCGCTGTCGCCTCTGCGCCGGGGACAGGGCGAACGGGTTGATCGCAGCGGCGAAAACGATCCGGCCCAACGGGACAACTGGCTGACCTCGCTGGATAAAAGCACTATCCGTACAGAACTTGAAAGCAAGCTCAAAACCGCCAATGCCGGGGAAATGCCAGAAGGTGACCAGCATGTGTTTGAAGTCCGCACCAGGGCCGGCCAGAACCGCTACTACTCGGGCTCACTGGACAGCCTGGCCAGCGAATTTCTGATTCCTACCTGGGGTGGCAAAAACCCAAGGGCGGAGCCGCGCTTCTTCCATGTCGACCACATAGTCGAACTGCAACTGGCGAACTGGCCCCACAGCCCCGAAGGCAACGCACTGGAAAACTACGAACTGCTGGAGGGCAATGCCAATACCACCTCGGGACAAATGGTTCGCACGGCCATCAGCGACAAGATCAGCGGCTTTATCCGCGCCACCGAGGGCGCTTATGGTGACACTGAACGGGACATCAAAAGTGCTTTCACTCTGGTGTTCGAGGGTGCCGTTGGCCGTGGTGGGCCCAGTGTCGGCAACTCGGACTTCTGGATTCGAGCCGACATCGAAAGCGGTGCCCACCTGCGGGCTCTGGTGGCGGCGGACCCGACGAAAATTGGCGGACCGGGCCTGGCGCGGATTTTTTCCCGCGCCAACGGGGGCGTAAGTCGCGAGTTCAGCTGGAGTGGCGACACCACAGCAGAGCAGGAAGTCCCCTCCCGGCTGCGGCGCGAGCGCTACTGGCTCAAGCCCCTGGTTATTACCCATAAATACTTTCGCACAGACCCTGAATCCGTGGTGGAAACCCCGGATTTCGGCTACCTGCGCGTGCACGTATCCCAGCGGGACAAGGTCTTCGAAAGTACAGAGCCGGTGGATCTGCCCCTGAACCGGTTTATTGGCGCCCGTTACGGCGGAATATTGCAGGATTCATGGCGCACCACAATCGGCAACCTCAAGGCCAATTTTTTCAGCCCCATCACCTTCAATAACATTGAGGTGGCGGGCGATCGGGGTATCGTTGCCCAGGGCAATATCAACGTCAGTCTGCCGTTTTTCAGCGAGTCCACTGCCATCGGCATCAGCCTCGCAGACGGTACCGTTTCGGTGTTCAAGGAATTCAGCACCGAAGACATCGCCCTGCCGGCCCCCTTCTCGGTGGACGAGTGCAGTCTGCGGGCCTCCTACAGCCTGGACAATGACTGGAGCCTTGAGGGGCGGGTCAACTTTGGCATCGACAATGTCGGCCAGGGCGAAATTACCGCCAGCCTGCTGCCGGACACCGGACTCGCCGCAACCGGTGAATTCAACTTTGAGTCGACGCTGTTCAACCCGGCCACCCTGAGCGTGGGTTACCGCGCTGGCGCCTGGAGCTTTGGCGGCGAAGTCGGTTTTGAGGAGGGTCTGATACCGGGCGTCAGTGACGGCACCCTGAGTGTCAACTGGGCAGAAGGCGTGCTCAGCGGCAACGGCGACGTGGGCTTCAGCTATCCCTGGCTGTCCCGCGGCACCCTCAATCTGGCCTATGGCGCAGAGCGCGGACTCGAGGTCAGGGGCGGTGTCGAGCTGACCGGAGAGGTTCCGGGCCTGAACAGCGCTACCGTCAATATCCTGGTCACCAAAAGCGCCGAGGGCCTATGGACCCTGGGCGGGGCTATAGAAGCGGACCTGGATACCTCACGGATACCGGGCTTGACCGCAACCCGCTTCAGCGGCGCCCTGGAGAATGGCATTTTCACCGCCAGCCTGCGCAGTGCATTCGAACGCGATATCGCCAGCGGCACCGTTAGCCTGGCTGTTACCAACCAGGCGATTGATGCACAAGGTAACCCGGTAGAGGGGCAGACGACCGAGGCCCTGGTATTTTACGGCAGCGGCAGTGTCACCCTGGCACTGACACCCTGGCTGGACGCTACCGCCGGCGTGGAATTCGCCCGCGATGGCGGCATCAGCCTGCGCGGTGGGGTCGAGGTGACCGAAGACATCGAAATTCTCAGCGACGAGCAGACACCGGATCTGGAACTGCCCCGCAGTCGCCGCCCCTCCTTCGATGTCGACATCCCCCTGGCGTCCATCGGTGTCGCCGATGTCGCCCTGCGCCTGGGGGGCTCACTCAACGCCTACGTCAGAACCAGCCCCTTCACCCTGCAGGATGTGCGGCTGGACGTTTTCTACAACTTTGATAACCCAAACGATACCAGCGTTGAAGGCAACGCCCGTTTGCACATGGATGCGCAGGCGGGGCTGGAGGGCTCGCTGCTGGTTGGCCTCTCGGCCCGGGTGCTGGTGATACGCGGCGGGGGCGAGATCGAGCTCAGTGTGGGCGCCATGCTGAACGGCGAACTCGACGCCGTGGTTCAACCCTCCTGGAATGTTCGAAACGGCTTTGCGGTCACAGCCCGACTTGATGCCGTAGTCAGCCCGACCGTTTACCTCGACCTGGGCGGCCGAATCTTCGTTGAACTGGATGTCCTGATAGGCTCCATCGATCTGTGGGAATCCGAACGTCTGAACATCGCCCGCAAGGAGCTACCGCTGGATGTTGAACTGGGCGCGCGGGCCAGTGCCCGTTACCAGGAAAAACCCGATAACGCCTTTACCTATGAGACACCCACCTGGGTTATTCCCAGCGCAGGTGATTTACAGCGCGCCTTCATCGGAGCCGTGCTGGACGAGGTTTAG